A genomic window from Prunus persica cultivar Lovell chromosome G2, Prunus_persica_NCBIv2, whole genome shotgun sequence includes:
- the LOC18786808 gene encoding putative serine/threonine-protein kinase-like protein CCR3 translates to MTKLPFSFLTTFTTFITTLLFTLPSNHALGSGSTLAIVSASGTVCGLVSGQPRQRILCYRRGENVTVEPNISFSAISGGRTFLCGIRSGGYSLLCWENFSSRNSTFHSKRLYFNETFLLENLSVGDSHICARVVGTGAVKCWRAKDFSEFPSGSEQFESISSGSGFSCGILKSSLRVRCWGSGSTLMANETENGFRNMSMLSIVAGGSHVCGLNITGLLVCKGSNDHGQLNAPIGSPFEYSALALGGNHSCAIRTLNQSVICWGGGGEYSVNETKGVSFETIVSGLNFTCGLTTMNLSIICWGPGWPGSGDELDLPQLLPGPCVPSSCNCGIYPESQKLCDGSGNICKPCVRPISLPPPPPTPPALPLPPSPSVSPPSPPSKALTTGLLAFAIVGSVGIFAGICTIVYCLWTGVCFGDKKIHNSVQPTITRAASSNNGNGTTSNNSPPSRSSTIRRQGSRIMRRQRSGTSSAKHPDRAEEFSLAELATATNDFSSENKIGAGSFGVVYRGKLSDGREVAIKRGETASKMKKFQEKESAFDSELAFLSRVHHKHLVRLVGYCEERDERLLVYEYMKNGALYDHLHDKNNVEKSSSLLNSWKMRIKVALDAARGIEYLHNYAVPSIIHRDIKSSNILLDNNWTARVSDFGLSLMGPEADADYRPKKAAGTVGYIDPEYYGLNLLTAKSDVYGLGVVLLELLTGKRAIFKDGENGGTPISVVDFAVPAIMAGELARVLDRRVGPPEVNEAEAVELVAYTAMHCVNLEGKDRPTMADIVANLERAFSLCDESHGSISSGAISITSAEL, encoded by the coding sequence ATGACGAAACTACCCTTCTCTTTCCTCACCACCTTCACCACCTTCATCACCACCCTCCTCTTCACCCTCCCCTCAAATCATGCCTTAGGCTCCGGCTCCACCCTCGCCATCGTCTCCGCCTCCGGCACCGTATGCGGCCTCGTTTCAGGCCAACCGCGGCAGCGCATACTCTGCTACCGCCGTGGAGAAAACGTCACCGTCGAACCCAACATCTCGTTCTCCGCCATCTCCGGCGGCCGGACATTCCTCTGCGGCATCCGCTCCGGCGGCTACAGCCTCCTCTGCTGGGAGAACTTCTCGTCCCGAAACTCGACCTTTCATTCCAAACGCCTATACTTCAACGAAAcctttttgttagaaaatctGTCAGTCGGCGACAGCCATATCTGCGCTAGAGTGGTCGGTACAGGCGCTGTGAAATGCTGGAGAGCCAAGGACTTCTCCGAATTTCCATCTGGGTCGGAGCAATTCGAGTCAATTTCATCTGGGTCGGGCTTCTCTTGCGGAATTTTGAAGTCTAGCCTTCGGGTTCGGTGTTGGGGGTCTGGTAGTACTTTAATGGCGAATGAGACTGAAAACGGGTTCAGGAACATGTCAATGTTGAGCATTGTAGCCGGTGGTTCGCACGTGTGTGGGCTCAACATTACTGGGCTTCTGGTCTGCAAAGGGAGCAATGATCATGGCCAGTTAAACGCCCCTATTGGCTCGCCATTTGAATACTCTGCTTTGGCCCTTGGAGGTAACCACAGTTGCGCAATCAGGACATTAAACCAGTCTGTGATTTGTTGGGGCGGCGGAGGCGAATATTCAGTCAACGAAACCAAGGGGGTGTcttttgaaaccattgtttcTGGGTTGAATTTCACTTGTGGATTGACCACGATGAATTTGTCAATTATTTGTTGGGGTCCTGGTTGGCCTGGGTCAGGGGATGAGCTCGATTTGCCTCAGCTTCTTCCAGGCCCTTGTGTTCCATCTTCTTGCAACTGTGGTATTTATCCCGAATCTCAAAAACTCTGTGATGGCTCTGGTAACATTTGCAAGCCCTGTGTgcgtccaatttcattgccaccgccaccaccaacACCACCGGCATTGCCATTGCCGCCATCTCCATCAGTTTCGCCCCCATCACCTCCATCTAAGGCTCTGACGACGGGTTTATTGGCGTTTGCGATTGTGGGTTCTGTAGGAATCTTTGCAGGTATTTGCACAATTGTTTATTGTTTATGGACAGGCGTTTGTTTTGGGGACAAGAAAATTCACAATTCAGTGCAGCCTACAATCACCAGAGCTGCTAGCTCTAACAATGGCAATGGCACAACATCAAACAATAGCCCCCCATCGAGATCGTCCACCATTAGGCGCCAAGGGTCGAGAATTATGAGGCGCCAGAGGAGTGGAACCTCGTCGGCGAAACACCCCGACAGGGCAGAGGAGTTCTCACTGGCGGAGCTTGCAACAGCCACCAATGACTTCTCATCGGAGAACAAGATTGGCGCTGGAAGCTTTGGTGTTGTGTACAGAGGCAAACTGAGTGATGGGCGTGAGGTGGCCATCAAAAGAGGCGAAACAGCGTCGAAGATGAAGAAGTttcaagagaaagagagtgcCTTTGACTCAGAATTGGCCTTCTTGTCAAGGGTTCATCACAAACACTTGGTGAGGCTTGTTGGGTACTGTGAAGAGAGGGATGAGAGGCTCTTGGTTTATGAATACATGAAAAACGGTGCGCTGTATGATCATTTGCATGACAAGAACAATGTCGAAAAGAGTAGTAGTTTATTGAATTCGTGGAAAATGAGGATCAAGGTGGCCTTAGATGCTGCTCGAGGCATCGAATATCTGCACAATTATGCAGTCCCTTCTATAATTCACAGGGACATAAAGTCATCAAACATTCTGCTGGACAACAATTGGACAGCCAGAGTCTCCGATTTCGGGTTGTCGTTGATGGGTCCTGAAGCAGATGCTGATTACAGGCCAAAGAAGGCCGCTGGAACAGTTGGCTACATTGATCCAGAGTACTATGGCCTCAACTTGTTGACAGCAAAGAGTGATGTGTATGGGCTTGGAGTGGTGCTGTTGGAGCTTTTGACAGGGAAGAGGGCAATATTCAAGGACGGCGAGAACGGAGGGACCCCGATAAGTGTCGTGGACTTTGCCGTGCCGGCGATTATGGCCGGAGAGCTGGCGAGGGTGTTGGACAGAAGGGTTGGGCCTCCGGAAGTGAATGAAGCTGAGGCGGTTGAGCTGGTGGCATATACTGCAATGCATTGTGTGAATTTGGAAGGGAAAGATAGGCCAACCATGGCTGATATTGTGGCCAATTTGGAAAGGGCATTTAGTCTCTGCGATGAAAGCCATGGCAGCATCTCCAGTGGTGCAATCTCAATCACCTCTGCAGAATTGTAA
- the LOC18787093 gene encoding NF-X1-type zinc finger protein NFXL2: MSSPHSDSDTDSDQSQSGSEPVRHSDLSDSIFRSYLEFTGRSSATNTDLSKIQSFLTSSSSGALSCLICLERIRPSHPTWSCTSVCFSVFHLICIQSWARQASDLSALRASTRLPISAQKAAEVSLWNCPKCRVEYPQSQIPKTYFCFCGKLENPPSDDPWILPHSCGEVCNRPLNHSCGHHCLLLCHPGPCPSCPKLVKARCFCGSVQDVRRCGFKNFSCNNVCKKLLACRIHCCSEICHQGPCPPCPVRAVYRCQCGKREEERECCERLDFRCEEPCEKVLGCGQHKCSKGCHSEDCGPCPFQGMRTCPCGKTVHEGLSCKESVPLCGATCSKMLSCGYHRCPERCHRGQCIVTCRTVVIKSCRCGSLKKEVPCHQDLTCERKCQRQRDCGRHACKRRCCDGDCPPCSEVCGRKLRCKNHKCPSPCHRGACAPCPVMVTIACLCGETHFEVPCGIEMDQKPPRCPKPCPITLLCRHGKNRKPHKCHYGACPPCRVLCEEEYPCGHKCKLRCHGPRPPPNPEFTLKPKKKKSLHQSECTPGSPCPPCPEHVWRSCVGQHIGVERMMVCSDKTLFSCENLCGNPLPCGNHFCTKTCHPLKNQSLPSVQQARSEPCEKCHLPCGKEREPACSHPCPLSCHPGDCPPCKVLVKRSCHCGSMVHVFECIYYNSLSEKEQMAARSCGGPCHRKLPYCNHLCPELCHPGQCSFPEKCSKKVTVRCACQSLKKEWLCHDVQAAYRNAGSDPKDISKNQFGHALIPCNSNCKSKLKVIDSELQLRRPKTVEVKEPDTDKHGPKRKKRRERVQEVTQISTLQKIVSNVKRFLLLVTLLLVLVAVSYYGYKGLIWLNDWMNEVEEKRQGRYPRI; the protein is encoded by the exons ATGTCCTCACCCCACTCGGACTCCGACACCGACTCCGACCAGAGCCAATCCGGATCCGAACCCGTCCGCCACTCGGACCTCTCGGACTCCATTTTCCGATCATACTTGGAATTCACCGGCCGATCATCAGCCACAAACACCGACCTTTCCAAGATCCAATCTTTCCTGACCTCATCGTCCTCCGGCGCTCTTTCATGCCTCATATGCCTGGAGCGGATCCGACCCTCCCACCCGACCTGGTCTTGCACCTCCGTCTGTTTCTCCGTCTTCCACCTCATTTGCATCCAGAGTTGGGCGCGCCAGGCCTCCGATTTGTCCGCCTTACGGGCTTCCACGCGCCTTCCCATTTCTGCTCAGAAAGCGGCCGAGGTATCCCTCTGGAACTGCCCCAAATGTAGGGTAGAGTACCCCCAATCCCAAATTCCCAAGACTTATTTCTGTTTCTGTGGAAAACTCGAGAACCCACCTAGCGACGACCCGTGGATTTTGCCCCACTCGTGCGGTGAGGTCTGCAATAGGCCTCTGAATCACAGCTGCGGCCACCATTGCTTGCTTCTGTGCCACCCGGGTCCCTGCCCGTCCTGTCCAAAGCTCGTAAAAGCTCGATGCTTTTGTGGGTCTGTGCAGGACGTTCGGCGATGTGGGTTTAAGAATTTCTCATGTAACAATGTTTGTAAGAAGTTGTTGGCTTGTAGGATCCACTGCTGCTCGGAGATTTGCCATCAGGGGCCCTGCCCTCCATGCCCGGTTCGGGCAGTGTACCGGTGCCAATGTgggaagagagaggaggagaggGAGTGTTGTGAAAGGCTTGATTTTAGGTGTGAGGAGCCATGTGAGAAGGTTCTTGGGTGTGGGCAACATAAGTGTAGTAAAGGCTGTCATTCGGAGGATTGTGGACCATGCCCATTTCAGGGGATGAGGACATGCCCCTGTGGGAAGACAGTACATGAAGGATTGTCTTGCAAAGAGTCTGTGCCTTTGTGTGGTGCAACTTGTAGTAAGATGCTTAGTTGTGGCTACCATAGGTGCCCGGAGAGGTGTCATCGTGGACAGTGCATTGTGACTTGCAGAACAGTTGTCATCAAGTCATGCCGGTGCGGGAGCTTGAAGAAGGAG GTTCCTTGCCATCAAGATTTGACATGCGAAAGGAAGTGCCAGAGACAAAGGGATTGTGGGCGCCATGCTTGCAAGCGTCGCTGCTGTGATGGGGACTGCCCGCCGTGCTCAgag GTTTGTGGCAGAAAGCTTCGATGTAAGAACCACAAGTGCCCATCTCCATGCCATAG AGGTGCTTGCGCTCCTTGCCCAGTGATGGTGACGATTGCATGTTTATGTGGCGAGACACACTTTGAG GTTCCTTGTGGTATTGAGATGGATCAAAAGCCTCCCAGATGTCCTAAGCCATGTCCTATTACTCTTTTATGCAGGCATGGAAAAAATCGCAAG CCACACAAATGCCATTATGGCGCTTGCCCCCCATGTAGAGTACTTTGTGAAGAAGAATACCCATGTGGTCACAAGTGCAAGCTAAG gtGTCATGGTCCTAGACCTCCTCCGAATCCAGAATTTACATTGaaaccaaagaagaagaagtccCTTCATCAGAGTGAATGTACTCCTGGTTCTCCATGCCCTCCTTGCCCAGAACATGTTTGGAGGTCATGTGTTGGCCAGCACATTGGGGTGGAGAGAATG ATGGTCTGCTCAGATAAAACACTATTTTCCTGTGAAAACTTGTGTGGAAATCCTCTACCTTGTGGTAATCACTTTTGCACAAAAACTTGTCACCCGCTCAAGAATCAGTCTTTGCCATCAGTCCAGCAAGCAAGAAGTGAGCCTTGTGAGAAGTGTCATCTTCCTTGCGGGAAG GAGAGGGAGCCTGCATGTTCTCATCCTTGTCCCTTGTCATGCCACCCTGGAGACTGCCCCCCTTGCAAGGTGCTTGTAAAGCGATCATGTCACTGTGGTTCCATGGTCCATGTTTTTGAGTGCATATATTATAACAGCTTGTCTGAAAAGGAGCAAATGGCAGCTCGTTCATGTGGAGGGCCCTGTCATAG AAAGTTGCCTTATTGTAATCATCTGTGCCCAGAGCTTTGTCATCCTGGTCAATGCTCATTCCCTGAGAAGTGCTCTAAAAAG GTTACTGTCCGTTGTGCATGCCAGAGCTTGAAAAAGGAGTGGTTATGTCACGATGTTCAGGCAGCCTATCGGAATGCTGGTTCTGATCCCAAAGATATATCTAAGAATCAATTTGGACATGCACTTATTCCTTGCAATTCTAATTGCAAAAGCAAACTAAAGGTTATTGATTCAGAACTACAGTTGCGTAGGCCTAAAACTGTGGAG GTGAAGGAACCAGATACTGATAAGCATGGACCAAAGCGAAAGAAAAGGCGTGAACGGGTGCAAGAAGTGACGCAAATCTCGACACTGCAA AAAATTGTTTCCAACGTGAAGCGGTTTCTTCTACTTGTTACACTTCTGTTGGTTTTAGTTGCAGTATCATACTATGGCTACAAGGGTCTCATCTGGCTCAATGATTGGATGAATGAAGTTGAAGAGAAAAGACAAGGAAGATACCCCAGAATCTAA